CCTCACACCAATCAATAGAAGCCATGAAAACAGAGCTGGCTAACCCTAGATACTCAAGCTATTGGCTGTTTTTTTCCAATGTTTTGTCTAAGAACCAGATCGAAGATATGGCCAGTGTGGACGAATTTGAGGTGGTCAAAGAAGTGCAAGAATATTTTGCAGATTATCTGGCACATTATCCATGTCATTTTAGCCCCACACGAGCAGCATTAGAAGACGGAGGAGATGGTCCTCCAAACGTACGTTTGAAGCGGTGCTTTTTATCCAAGGTCCTGGTTTTGACAAAGCATACTGAATTTGTAGCCTCCGTTGTATCTTCCACCGCCTCTCTATCTCACCCCACCCACTATCGAAAACCACATCCGTACGATTCTTTCCGCTTTGTTAtcgctgaagaagagaccaGTCATACGATGGGAACGTATGTCACAGGCGGGCAAAATGTTGGCTCAAGCCATATCGGAGGAGATGGGTGGAAAATATAAAGATCTATTTGATTTCAGGGGGTCACAGGGGCCTGCACCTTTACTGCTTATATTAGGTGCGTTACTCTTGACTAGTTGTTGATGTTAAGTAGATTGTAAACTTATATATTCTGTCAGATCGAAGAAACGACCCAGTAACTCCTCTCTTATCGCAATGGACATATCAAGCCATGGTGCACGAACTTCTCGACATCAATAATGGCCGTGTGCATATCCCGTCTGAAGAAAAACCCGAACTGCGAGACCTAATActttcctcctcttctgatCAGTTCTACTCTGAAAACCTCTTTTCCAATTTTGGTGATTTAGGTGCTTCCATCGCATCCTATGTAAAATCTTACCAAGCCCGAACGTCGTCCCTTCCAGGAGCTGCAAAGTCCAACAATAGAATTGAGACAGTCGCTGATATGAAGCGGTTTGTGGAAGAATATCCAGAATTTAGAAAGTTAAGTGGAAATGTCACAAAACATGTCACAATCGTTGGTGAATTGAGCCGAATAGTGGAGAGAGATGGGCTGTTGGAAGTCAGTGAGGTTGAACAAAGTTTGGCGTCGCAAGATAGTCATGGAGCAGATCTCAAGGTGTGATCGATAATGAGTGTGATGTGCTATACTTATTGAATTACAGAGTGTCTTGAATCTAATTTCCAAACCCAAAATTCCTTCAAGCAACAAACTCCGCCTGGCGATTCTCTATGCCCTTCGATATCAAAAATCTCCTTCGGCTCATATTCCAACTGTTATCGACTCTCTCGTTTCCAACGGCGTTCCGACCGAGCGTGCACGTCTTGTGTATGCGATGCTGAATTTTGCAGGTGCAGATGTAAGGCAGGATGACTTGTTTATGAATGAaaatttcttttcaagaggaaagagCGCTTTGAAAGGCTTGAAAGGCGTTGATAATGTTTATACCCAACACAATCCACATCTCGCTCAAACTTTGGAATTACTGTTGAAAGGGAGATTAAAAGAGGCGAGCTATCcttttttggaaaaagatgagtttGCCCGTTCACAGAGGTTTGTCCCCTTTTCCCTCTGGCTTTTTTCGTTCTTGAAGTTTGTACGTGCTGatcttgatcttcttgTCCGGCAGGCCACAAGATATCATCGTTTTCATGTTGGGAGGATCGACTTACGAAGAAGCTCGTACAGTAGCATTGCTGAACCAAAAACTTGCTTCTGATTCTACAGGTGCCCCTGGTGGGACACGGATTCTTCTGGGCGGATCGACCATCCACAACTCTACTAGGTGATCTGTTTTTCTTCActgaaagaagaagacagagTTGACCTGTAATCTTATATAGTTTCTTACACATGGTCGAATCGTTAGGTGAACATTTTCCTCCATCATTTTATCAACCCCCAATAGGTCTTTCTTATGactcttcgtcctctttgccatctGCATCAAATCCCTCTGGTCCTAATCGACTATCATCCACTTCGGGTGTAAGCCTCCGCGCAGGGGGATACGAACTATCTGTCGGTGGTGCTGCCGGTTCAGGACTTTATCGGACAACTCCAGGTGATGTTGGTGCTAATTTTGAGTTGCCTAGGATAGATCAGGTTGCTGGCGGGTTGAAAGATAGCGCGGGTAGATTATGGGGAAATGTCAAGCAAAGAGTGGAAGAACGAGTCAGTCGTAATACTACACCTCAAGGACGATGAAACCTTGCTGTATAATACCATATGTATTTGATTTACCCATGTCTTTGTTGTTTACATTTTTGCATATACGCCCATCGGTTGTAGCTCTGGTATTATGCGGTATTGCATGCTGATTACAAATCAAAGGAGGAAAGTACGACGAATGAGGAACTTGAAAAACAGAGAAAAACCGAATCTATCCCAACACCATGCCAAATTTTCTTTGGATCTCTGTCCACTTTCTCTTGCCCCCTATGCATAACTTGCCTGCGCCACTTCATCAACGTTCTCAATGACATAATCCTTTTTTGTGAATATCTTGCTGCACTCCGCCATGGTGACACTTGCCCTAGAGATAGGATCCGTTCTATAAAAGTCTCGTATAGGCTTCTTGAGAGGTTCAGCTGATGGTTGTGAATTggatttggaaagagtttCAAGGCCAAGTATGAGAACTTCAGGAGAAGGCTTTTCAACGTCGTCATATCGTACCAAACTTGGAGCAATGTTGTAGAGACGAACTCGGAGGTCATGAGCAGTATCATATGGTAGAGGTTCTTGCAGAACCTCTGACAACGCTCGGATAATCTTCCAATCTTCTCTAGAGGCTCCTGGGGGAGGTACAGCTGTTCTGCCAAGTTGACTTCTGCCCTCAGTATTGATCCATGTGACAGATTTTTCAGTGTAAGCCAAACCTGGTAAGCAAACGTCTGCAAACTGAGCGCCAAAGTCGCCATGATGGCCCTGGTAAACGACGAAAGCATCCTCAGGTATAGTTGATGGATCAATCTCGTCGGCATTGAGGAGGTAAACGAATTTAGGTTTAGTAGACGAAGCAAATGAAGAAGGGGTGAAGCCAATATCATAAGCAGCAGTTCGGGAAGCAGCCTTGTACAACGTCAATCATATGCCATGGATCTAAAGGACATACTCACTCTTTGAAGTACAGAGAAGCCAATCCAACCAGTGGTCAAAAATTTGTCAGCATTACCCAAGACATGCTTGCTAACTTCAGCCAAAACCGCAGCACCATCTTTGGTCTCTGTGACGGCAGAGCCAATGACGATCAAAGGTTTCTTGGCCTCCTTCCAgatttttgaaaaggtaCCAGAAGCCTTGTTAccaaagaaggaagccACATCCTTGGCAGAAGTACCAAGATGCTCATACTCAAAAGTAGAGTTAAATCTTTCACCAATCACCCCAAAATCGGTGCCACGATGAAGGAAAGACTTTCGGAAGCGAGAATTGATGGTGGCAGCCTCATGACGAGGATTAGTACCAATGAACAAGACAGCATCGGCATCTTCGACGTTTTCAATACCAGTATTGAAGAGATAATTGGATCGAATGTCAACATTAGCAGCAGGAGGAAGGTGACCAAGATTTTGATCAAGAGTGAGGTTTTCAGAACCCAGTTTGTTGATAAGGTCTTTGAGAGCGACGAGGGACTCAGTATCGGCAAGATGGCCGGCGACAGCCTTGATTTCATCTCCCTTAGCACCAGAAGTCACAAGTCCATGTCGGATAGTCTCGAAAGCTTGCTCCCAACCAGCAGGGGTGAACCTGTTGCCTTCCCTAATCAACGGAGTAGTCAATCGCTGATATTTGAGACCATCACAGGCGTATCGAGTTTTGTCGCTGATCCACTCTTCGTTGATCTCGTCATTGATCTTGGGCTGGATACGCATGACCTGAACGCCACGAGAATCAACGCGAATATTAGCGCCGACTGCATCTAAAACATCCACGCtctctgttttctttaGTTCCCATGGTCGAGC
The Cryptococcus depauperatus CBS 7841 chromosome 1, complete sequence DNA segment above includes these coding regions:
- a CDS encoding NADH dehydrogenase (quinone), G subunit, which produces MLPRFVAKSIPRKVTGSSKARLFSTTVPRLADITLTVDGKEVTVPQGTALIQACEQAGATVPRFCYHDRLAIAGNCRMCLVEVERSPKPVASCAMPAMPGSKVFTNTPLVHKAREGVMEFLLASHPLDCPICDQGGECDLQDQSMRYGSDRGRFHEITGKRAVENKDLGPIIKTSMNRCIQCTRCVRFANDVAGVEEFGTTGRGNDLQIGSYIARTVDSEMSGNIIDLCPVGALTSKPYAFQARPWELKKTESVDVLDAVGANIRVDSRGVQVMRIQPKINDEINEEWISDKTRYACDGLKYQRLTTPLIREGNRFTPAGWEQAFETIRHGLVTSGAKGDEIKAVAGHLADTESLVALKDLINKLGSENLTLDQNLGHLPPAANVDIRSNYLFNTGIENVEDADAVLFIGTNPRHEAATINSRFRKSFLHRGTDFGVIGERFNSTFEYEHLGTSAKDVASFFGNKASGTFSKIWKEAKKPLIVIGSAVTETKDGAAVLAEVSKHVLGNADKFLTTGWIGFSVLQRAASRTAAYDIGFTPSSFASSTKPKFVYLLNADEIDPSTIPEDAFVVYQGHHGDFGAQFADVCLPGLAYTEKSVTWINTEGRSQLGRTAVPPPGASREDWKIIRALSEVLQEPLPYDTAHDLRVRLYNIAPSLVRYDDVEKPSPEVLILGLETLSKSNSQPSAEPLKKPIRDFYRTDPISRASVTMAECSKIFTKKDYVIENVDEVAQASYA